The window ATGccacatttatttttatttgaaaaattaccGTCACTGtgttattgtttatttgatgTTAGTATTTTAGATCGGTGCTGAATTGTTTTGcccaaataaataaaattgtgttGAAATTTTACTCTTTCAGTTCAGATCAACTTTATGACAACATCCAGGCTTGTAaaatgtgatgtcataataaggGGAAATTGCCCTCAAGGCCTAGCCACATTTTCCCGCTATCATTTTTGCATATTATCATTGCATCTAATACGTTCGATTCTCagcgtcagcacaatttttggCCCCCCGCAACATTGgcgaaaaaaataaaatgggcGAATGTCAATTAGTAGTGTATAGTTATGAAGGGTGAATCAAATCACCAATTTCTACCAACAATCCCATCATGTGCCATGAAAATCATCATATCATGATCTTGTGCTACGAAAATGATCATATCATGATTATGTGATACGAAAAAATGACATGAGGTTAAAACAATGGAAACATAAACTGTCCGTGATGGAGATTACAGGAAACTTGCTCAATACTTACATTCTTATCACACAAACACGGCGAGAattgattaaaatattatcCATTAGTCGATAATAATGAGTTTTACTAATTAATGCTGGAATTGGTGTGTTAGCGCAGCAGCGAAACAAATCAATAAACTAAACTGCTACAAACCTTCACAAATTAATTAGCTGTTGGTTTACTCACAATCAGTCCATTGTGCCTAACACAGTTTTTATTATGGAACAATGGTGTTGAAAGGTAAATCAAGAATAACATGGCTAGCTGGGTCAAGCTTGCACATAGGATCAGGTggacaaaatttaaatcacgaacatgaattgtttttttgaaaataatttgtttcctgATCATCAACAGCTCGATAGAATGTTTCtgattattttacaaaacttcaTTTTGGGGAGCAGAATTTAGTAAAGCACACATAGTGTTCACCAGCCATGGCATCCTTAATATGACCCATAGCTCTGTAGGCAAAATGTTGCTTTGAAGAACTGTTGTACTACAGAAAGTAACAGAATTGCATGCAAGTatattgaaaatgtttcaattaccTACGTCAGAATATGAATACAATGCTAAGACGAATAACTTCAAGCAATAAAGCAATTGCCAACCACAAAGTCTAATAATTGCACAATGCATGTAAACAAATTATCTTAGTAAAAGGCCGGCCCAAGCAAGCGCGGGGCAAAATACAAGAAACGATGCCGTAAATAACTTACCTTAAtgtagtaataataataaagcaAACCACATATAGCAACCTACTCTTTGCAGACCGATTGGCATCAAAACATTCTCtttcaaatataaattaaGAAATAGTACTGTAACTTTTGCAAAAGAAAactaaaatgttattttcgtTTTGGTGCTAAATAGCACAAAGCCACATCACTCGTATTGGCCTATATATATGGCCGGCCTTACGCATGTATCTAAATTTCCtataaaacaaaccaaaaaacgccaatgtttttcaaaaaataaattgtataGTGGGCGCAAGGGGCAAGCAAGGTATCTACAGTAGCTTCAATTCATAAACACAGGTGCATAGTAGAATAGCAAACATAACaacaattgaaaatttaaaccGCATTGAGGCTATACTCCACGTGCGTCTGTGATTTCTATGGGCAATGTGAAAGTCACTCCTTCCATTTCTCTGGTCACGTGAACTTGACAACCGAGTCGTGACCTGCAAGTTCAAGTTGTTTGATGAAAAGACAATAAACCCGTTGTATCCTGAATGTTGTAGCATATAAATTAGACATTTAACAGTTtacttgtaaaaaataaaatactgatACTAAGTATTCACTGAGATAACATTCTATTTAGATTTCATATTTCTGTACATTTGGAAAGGGCTACAAATACATTTATTCaagtacaaaaacaaacaatattaCTAAAAACTtagcaaataaaagaaatgatACTTCCATGAGCCTGACTGCAATTATAACCAGGAATTGCAAAGTATAAAGTACTTTGTGGGGGATGGTATGATATCGGACACAAGTCAAAAATATAGGTTTAATATCTAATCATATCATATCGTTCTATATCATTGCTGTTTCATATAATGTTCAGAAGGTGTGTTCACGAAGCTAATACCAACTGGCATAATTTTCTGTCTTCTCCGcacttttgataaaaaaataaaatgattgattgaagTGTTTAACTTTATTTGTCCACAAATGCTGCGCAAGCAAAGTGCAGTTGGTAGAAATTGACGTCACTCTATCCTTGTGTGAAGAATAGGAGTCTTGGACCATGTCATGAGCTCCTTGCTATTCACAGGAAACATCTGTTATCAAAATGGTCCAAAAAGGCAATGAAGTCTTCTCTCAGTAATGAGGAAGCAGTGTTGACTTAATTATTTGAATTCTGCATGAACTTCGATCATGGCGCTAAATATTcagtaaacaaattttgcCTGAAAGTgcttttaagttatttttataaacctGGTCGTTGCAATCGGACGGCCAAAGAAATGCCGAATGCACAACAACAGTAATATGCTTGCTcctgtataaatatttcaaagctTTCTAGTTAAGGAAAGTAAATTACTTGTGGCACAAATCTCTCTATTCTCCCAACTTGGCACCATATGACTTCTACTTGTCCAAGTCGCAACCCATGCTGTCTTGAGTAACTTGAGTGACAATCTAATCACGGAACTGCTGGGAAAAGTGCATTAACTTCCAACTTGAAGAGGTTTTAAGCGAGCcgtgaatattttattttgcttaaatAGGGTGGTTTAAAGCCatagtcaaaaaataaaatacattacagTAGATGggctttgaaacaaaatttaagaaatgCATAATAATGTTGTGTTTTTTCATGTTAAAAGTTTGGATACTTTTCGAATAAACTTTCCACAGAAACTTAAAACTCTTTTTGGGTATAATTTCCAGCTAAgtcaaattttaagaaaattaacaaaatttgttaattttcattttaacattATGTCTGGAAGAGCAATTCTTTGGGACAATCAGTGTAAATTTGTGAACAAATGTATACATGCCACAGTGAGGACGTCACTGTGAGGTTGGAAGAAAAACTGCATCTCTGTGTTCTATCATACCGCAGGAATTTTTAGATCTTAACGTAAAATTAATTGAGAATAATAAATCGCTAACTCATAACAGTAAGAACCAAGCACTTCCATGATTAAGTATCAACTTACGTGTCCGTTAATCCGCAAGCTAGGTCAAGCATATCGTACTCGTCCATTAACGGTTCCTCTAACTTGTCGAAAGTTGCTTGGTCAAGAATGACATGACAGGTAGAGCAGGAGATTGTGCCTTCACACACACCTGGACACAAACCTTGTTCTTATTAAAAAGTGCTACGATGACAATCAACCCTTGGGAATGTTGACAGACATTGAATTCAATCAATGAACAGGgttaatataaattattatatttgtCTGTAAACATTCGCTTCAATGCTTGGGATAGTAATTTTATGAAGACGCTGCTTAGTTTATTCACGTTTTACCataagattcaaagttcaggTCATTATCTATCACAACATCCAGTAAAGTGTCACCGACAGTCGCTTTTGCTTCGTGAAGTTTTCCATAACGATCAACAAACTTTATATTCACcctgaaaacaaatatgttaTGGTGACAGTAATgtttaaagaaatgtttaaCTTACACTTTGCAAGATATATATTAACACAAGGCAGTGTTTACAAGCATAATTACATACAGTACCGGTATAATGctaataattgtaattttaaaatactaaTAATTGTAGTGTCCGTATTAGCGCCACCATGTGGTTACTATTTGTGTTATGTTGGAAACACTGCGTTCTATGTTGTTCAGTTCAGTTCAGTTCAGGAAACACAGTTGTGAATAAAGTCATTCTTTTTGGAGCGTGCTACACGAACGAGTGTTACAATAATTACTAGCCGATGGTAAGTAAAAACCGACTAAACAGCTTTCTTTGCCTGCCTTTGTATTGCTCACTAATATCTATTCTAAAGGTAAAAAATCATTATGTTGCCCACGTGCATGTCATCTTAAGTATTTCTCAATGCAAAGaaacatattttgtttgttaaaggTTTTGTTTTAACCTACGCGAATTAAATCAGCATAGAAATATCATTTCAAACTTATCCTATACCACAGCCTGCTAATTCCCAGACATTGAGTAATGTAATTTTCCATCgataaaatgtattttaccATAGTATATAGATCTTCTTTGTACACTGAGGTCAAACCTCACTTATTCtagcatattttttttaacatatttcAACTTCTAAGCAACAAGAAACGGAAATTACAACAtacttgttattttttaactcaGGCGAgaaatgaaaatttcttttgctgAAACATCTTGATGTCATCTTGATCAAGTTAATAGGTTCTGTGATTGAGTTTAATGATTGAGTTGAGGtagttttaaacatttggccaTGGCTTTGCACCTTTGCATTACTTAATCCACACATTTCTGATGATTTTAATGATAAAGAACGCAGCAAGCACCGTGTCACGTACATTTTGAACACAATAATTCCTGAAAAAACACCTAACTGCACAAGAAATTAGTTATGTTATAGGCTAGCCTATTATGGGCCTACAGCTTGTTAACAAGGTCCCCAACATTATTTGTCATTATATTTTACACTGTTCCAACGGAGAGTCTTCTTGATTAAACAAGCACACGATAGTCTGACATATATGCTCTCTTTCTTAgacaataatttttaaaacaacattctTTCACAATTCGAGTGGGAACCACTACATGCCAGCTACTGCTAGGGTCAATCGGCCCTATTGCGGGCACGGCGCTTTTGCGGCcggtaaatttttttctgaaattaccgaaaaattttacaacgaaaaataattttttttaaattagccTCATCTAATATTCCTAACAAACAACTCCAGCAAATTTCAGGAAGTTACTCCAAGTAAAACGTTTGTTATTACCGTTAGAACGTGACTACCTCAAACAGAGACCAGAACGATATGAAAAAcagccaaaaattttttttcactcTGCAAACTAAACTGCTGTTTCTCCACCAAATGTTGctcttttttcattcttttttcgCACACGAGTAGCTGTATCCTTCTTCTGtgtatgtacaaaattttagaTGTCTATGTCtcttttttaatgttttatttttatttttctgtgtttcatcacaattacaaaacaaccccCTAAATGCGGACAGCATAACGTGGTCATTCTAGTTTATcaaatgctttgtttgcaCGTGATTATTTGCTTACTTTGGTCTACTTGCGCAATATGGAGTTACCAAGTAAAAAATCAAGGAACTCTTACGATCAAGTAATGCTAAATGCAGCTCTTTTAGCTATTTGCTAAAGTGGAAAAGAGGTCCGGTTGAACCGTCATGGGTAGCTTGTGATTTCTGGGACCATACCAAATGCACCAACCTCAATATTGAggttaatgaaattgaaaacttgCAGTGGTATTGTGATATGTTTGTGTGAAAATGGtgctgataaaatttttcggtTCTTTTTTCATTAGCATCGACtctcaagtggtattttcttgaattgtttcttctcgcatgaaataaacaaatacattATCAGAAAACATGTTGTACCATAAAGTTTTAACATGTAGGCTACACGAGTATAAGCTTGCCGCCTTATTCCTTTGGAATTTTTCTTGTACTCGATGCAGGCTAAGCGTAATGActcactttttattttgcattacaCTGTAAACATACGATAATCGTTACGATTAAGTTACGCTTATAGGATATGCGAGGTATactaaaaacgtttaaaacttggcccgtccattatataaatgcaaaagtaaaatcgAATCGAAGTGGTTGCGTATCGTTTTACACCAACCAAGTTACCTGAATATTCTTCTCCCTTATTCTtacaatatttatacatacatatatttattatacagtTATTCGATGaatcaatgaataaaaacaatttattttgcattgcttGTAACTCCAATGTTCTTCTTCAGTCTTGCACACAACAAACGGCAATACTGTAAAAGGCTAAATTCTTCATAAAAATACGTCCGCAAAAGCAGGGAAATGCGGACGCATTTATGGAGATGTGTGGCCGCATTTGCAAGGAGTGTCCGCAATTACCCGGAAAAAGTAGTCTTGGAAGAAATCGTTTTGCTCCGTTTTTGCAtcaacagaaaataatataaaattatagtaAAAAAGTAGATTAAATTCTGCACaatatggtgaaaaaattttttcgctAGCCCCAGGCAAACGTATTTAACATGAGATTTAAatcgcaaagaaaaaatgtggcCGCAATACCGCCGATAGACCCTATACTTGGTTGTTCTTGCTAGCTTGTATGCCATTGCCAACTACTACCAGCTGTTGTTCCTagcttgtatgccaactactacTAGCTGTTGTTCCTagcttgtatgccaactactaccAGCTTTTGTTACTGGCTTGTATGTCAACTACTACTAACCGTTGTTCTTACcttgtatgccaactactaTCAACTTTTGTTACTagcttgtatgccaactactaccAGCGTTGTTCCTagcttgtatgccaactactacTAGCTGTTGTTCCTAGCTTGTATGCCGGCGGTTCCGTAAACTGGGGTCCGTAAAGCGGTTTCAGAGGGTGGATGTAGTACACGACATGAGAGTTGCGCTATcaaaaaccaaaccaaacattGATGAGTTAATTGCAGAATAACAAGTACAcctgtagcggcctgggtggcatttttaataccattacatcatttcttggaaaagtaTTTTCCAGCTATTGATTaaagtttatgaacttgttttttgataacactttaactgtcgtttgatatttggaaacttgctctgaataacttcgtgtggaaactccttttagtacgttcccaggttgtttgCAAACacctgtgctgataagaaatcttCATTGGAAATGCCCGCTTCCTAACTTTGTACTGATTGTATTTATCACAGTtaacataacataagttaagacagaTATGCCAACTAATACCAGCTCTTGTTACTGGCTTGTACGCCAACTACTACTAGCTTTTGTTAC of the Clavelina lepadiformis chromosome 7, kaClaLepa1.1, whole genome shotgun sequence genome contains:
- the LOC143465940 gene encoding adrenodoxin-like — translated: MYVTRCLLRSLSLKSSEMCGLSNAKVQSHGQMFKTTSTQSLNSITEPINLIKMTSRCFSKRNFHFSPELKNNKVNIKFVDRYGKLHEAKATVGDTLLDVVIDNDLNFESYGVCEGTISCSTCHVILDQATFDKLEEPLMDEYDMLDLACGLTDTSRLGCQVHVTREMEGVTFTLPIEITDARGV